The nucleotide window AGTAACAAAATGAAAACAAGCCAAAGACTAAGCCAAAACAAAGTAAGAGTTCCTAAAACAATATTTGCAAATCAACCGCAGGATTTTAAATTTTTATTGGATAAAGTTGGAGGTTTGCCATGTATAGCCAAATTACAGGCAGGAAGTCAAGGAGCTGGAGTTATGATTTTAAATGATGAACTTGCTGCAAGTACTTCATTACAGAGTTTTAGCAAAATTGGAGTTAATGTTATACTCCAAGAAAAAATAGATACGGAAAAACCAACTTTTGACATTAGGGCTTATGTAGTTGGTGATGAAGTTGTTGCAGCCTATAAAAGATTTGCTTTAGATGATGATTTTCGTTCAAATTATTCATTAAGTAAGCAAGGGGAAAAAATAAAACTTACTGATGAAGAAATTAAAATGGCTATTGATGCAAGTAAAGCAGTAGGTTTAAAAGTGTCAGGAGTTGATTTAATGAGAGATATTGAGGGAAAACCCTATTGTATAGAAGTAAACGGCAACGCAAGTTTAAAAGGCATTGAAACGGTTACAGGAATTGACATTGCAGGGAAAATAATTGATTATATTATTGAAAATTATAAAAAATCAGATAATATAAATGCAGCAGTTATGACAGAAGAAAAAACAGTTAATAATAAAAACTCTATTCATCCCCCACAGAGAAAAACAGAAATAACCTTTAATTATTAAAATCATTTGTTTTAACTACAATTTTAATCTTAAAATAACTTTAGTTAGTTAGGTAGTTAGTAAATGTAAAAATGCCCTGCAAAACTCATTGATTTACAGGGCATAAGCATTTATTAAGTGATCCCGATTGGATTCGAACCAATGACCTACTGCTTAGAAGGCAGTTGCTCTATCCAGCTGAGCTACGGAACCTTTGTAAAATTAAAAAGTTTAAAGTTTTCTGGTTTTTGCTTCAAGTTGTTTCTCAAACTCTAAAGGTTCAACGTTGAACTTTAAACTAATCATTAAGTCGGGGTGGCAAGATTCGAACTTGCGACCTCCTGGTCCCAAACCAGGCGCGATAACCGGGCTACGCTACACCCCGAATTTTTAGAACTATTTCTAAAAGGGCTGCAAATTTAGGAATTTTTTTATCAATTCCAAATTTTGCGGAGAGAGGGGGA belongs to Bacteroidota bacterium and includes:
- a CDS encoding RimK family alpha-L-glutamate ligase — encoded protein: PTDVYLYLSNVANGYDAIYNKDTKIKKTSINAIIPRIGTGLEYGAAVIEHFNKNLGIFSCASGDGLLTASNKMKTSQRLSQNKVRVPKTIFANQPQDFKFLLDKVGGLPCIAKLQAGSQGAGVMILNDELAASTSLQSFSKIGVNVILQEKIDTEKPTFDIRAYVVGDEVVAAYKRFALDDDFRSNYSLSKQGEKIKLTDEEIKMAIDASKAVGLKVSGVDLMRDIEGKPYCIEVNGNASLKGIETVTGIDIAGKIIDYIIENYKKSDNINAAVMTEEKTVNNKNSIHPPQRKTEITFNY